One Carassius auratus strain Wakin unplaced genomic scaffold, ASM336829v1 scaf_tig00004557, whole genome shotgun sequence genomic window, CCAAATGCAGGTGCCAGTACCctttacacaaaaatgaatgaaatattaagcctaaaatgtaattaaattcatTTATCGGTCATTTGAAAACAAGCTAGAACACTTGCttaattttttggaaaatgttttcataaaaacgAGGGGGAAAgctgaatatgtttttattttcccaAGTTTTCAACACATTGTGTTTTGTTTAGTTGCTTTATAGTTCTTATTAAAGCAAATGATTTGTTAATGACAAACCAAATCATTAGATAGAAAGAGGATTGACATTGTTAATCGAGTCTGAAACATATAATTTGTCATAAAATGTTAGATGTCTCACCAAAGAAGGGATGGTATGTGTTTGGTATTTGATGTTGAAGCATGATCAAAAAGCACTTTCACTCCGTTTAGCTCATTGCACATTCTTTCCAACAGAGGGCGCCAGAGGACTTCAGAGCTGTATACACAACCAATCGGTCTTTTTTTTCACAGCAAAgtttaaaacatcaaattcaaaactTTGTACCAAAGCTCGTGTGCTTTACTGTCGGCATGTTTCAGATGCATTCGCATAAATATCCTTAAAATGATTGTAACAACCTTCTCTTGCCTTGATGTAATATTCAAATCAGCAGAAATCAAATAATTTGACATAGCCCTGTATAAACTGAAAGCTTTCCTGTACTGCCTTTCCACAAATGTGGATTTGAATCTTACATTGTTGCATGCTATTTTGAAGAACACCTCTAAAAGATGAAGGAAATGATGTAGAGAAAGAATAGGACATGATCCATGTCTATGTGACAAAACCTATCATTGTATTATATCTAATTAAACTGGTTCCTTTTGGAACACAAGAGTGTTTAGGAACACACAATGTTTGCTTCTCTGCTGTATTCACAGACGTTTGCTGTATGATGTCTTTGAGGATGTGTATACATTGTATAAGGGAGACTGGGaattttttgtaggctatatatatatatatatatatacacacacacacacacacacacacacacacacacacacacacacacacacacacacacaccacaaagaCCCAATGTAGTTCACTGAACATGGCCTAAAAAGGCAGTCTGTCGAAGTCACATTGAAGCCTGCGATTAAATAGCTTTTTATTGGCTTATCAGCAGAATtgtccaaaattaaattaaaatgtaattatcatttgtacaaaattacaaaatgtaaagtaTATGACAAATTGCCctaatattatgaaaaaattgTTTTGCCCTGAAAACAAAGTTACAACTTTCAGTcaaaattatattctaattataatcCACAATTCTAATCTTCATAAAATAATCAACCTTTTTTGTATCCCATTGTGGTTTCATTGTGCCAATTAGTTCCAAGAtataatggaaatatatatatatatataatggtattTCATTTTTTGAGACAAAATTCACGGAAATTATTTGGTTTTTAGACTCTTTTGATCTGGGTTTTCGAAAGAACATACAAAATCCTTGCGAGAGAAAGTCAAAATATGTGTACGGCTTTTTCACGCATTGTtagtgtgacaacttgccccattaAGTAGGTTCTGGTGTAGTTTATTCAGAAGCAATTGGTTGGAACTAGACTTGGTTGAAAACATTCAAAGTCATTTTTGCTGTGGTGTAtcaacttttttgtaaaaaaaaaaaaaatgtaaaagtttttgttttttttttctcgaaagACCAGAATCATACTAATATCAAAGAAGATCAGTGAGCTTTCTGTGATCTGGCTAGGGAATCTAGTTAACACATGCAGACTTCTGGTTAATTTATCTGTTTAAGTCACATTCTAGGcattcttgagcagtaaatggttcatttacacacacagaTGGGGGAAGAGGGTTTTGTGAGCATTCGCTATCACAAAGGTGCCAAATCAAAGCGACTTCTGTCACGGCAAGTGGGTTATAAACAGCCGGGGGTCCATTCACAATGAGCTCCAGTAGAGCGCTATCCTCAGTGACTGTTGTCTGTTATTTACACCGGCCATTACGAGACAACATGACTCTGAACTTGATGGGAGAAGGTCAGACCACTGTTCTCATGAATGGCCCGACTATTTACTGACAACTGTAAAATGTCTGAAGACTCACCAATCATGTGCCTTTGCTTTAAGTGCTTCCTCGACACATTGAAAACAATGGGCACCTTAAATTAGCATCCTGAATGCTAGTACATTAACATTAGAATAAATGCAAAATGCTGAGGTCTGACATGCCATGTTAGATTTAACATTAGCCATTTGCTGAACTTCACACATCTGTTAAAATGCACTAAGAGTGCTTGACAAAGTATTAAACGCTGTGAAGGAATGAAAAAAATGAAGCACAAGATTATGATTAGCACagttatttgtgtttattaatatttcacatgcTGGTCTTTATAGAACTGTGCactatataaacattatatacatttgGTTCATGTCTTGAAACTATTTAGATTTCGAGTGAAGTAGATTTATAGCAGTGCCATTCTCTGCAAGAAAACAAGACCTACAGTCATCTGTCAGGGAATCATTTTGCAACCAgaacttgtgattttaatataAGGCATCAATTTTTCCTAAAAACTAGAGAAAGcaacaacaaaatgtaaacaaatgacatttttaacCATGTAACAAATACTTTTGATTGTGCTGTTCAGAGAATTTGTTTAGAGGAATTgaattatctttaaataaatgtgcaaggGCAAATTTGGTCATAAGAAGCCATAAAAAATATCACTTTTATCAGCTTTATCACATCCACTGTGACCTAAAGTCTCTACAAGGTCTCAAAGATCAGTTTCGGTACAGCATGGTGTGTGTTCGCTCCAGTGTTTTTAAAACAGGCTCATGCTCCTATAGCTTTTTggaatgtactgtatttttaacaatttcaccttttctataaaaacattttttgatgaCGCAAATGGCCTCAAAGGGTTTCGGCTTTCATTCCTGATAATATACTGTGTTATTTTGCATTCAGCATCCTTTACTCTCTCTTAATGTTACTTAGCAGTGCATCAGTCCCACTTTGAGAAGGCTGACTGGACCGGCTCTTCCTGCTCTGGTGGGTCTTCACATGCTTGGAGAGGTGATCGCTCCGCATAAACCTTTTCCCACACTGCTGACAGCCGAAACGCTTCTCCCCGGTGTGCGTGCGAAGATGCCTCTGCAGCTCATCAGAGCGAGTGAAGCTCTTTCCGCAGAAGAGCCAGTTGCAGATGAAGGGCCGCTCGCCGGCATGCCAGCGCAGGTGTGCCTTCAGGTGAGAGGTTTTTTTGTAGACTTTGCCGCAATCTGGGATGTGACAGATATGAAGTCTTTTCTTCCCAAACTCCAGAGCAGCACCTCCGTTTCCCGTGGACTGGCAGTTGGGGCATTTGCACCTGCGGCAACGGCGAGTTGAGCTCAACAGACCTTTTGAGGTTCCTTGCAGAAGAGCAGCGATTTGAGGCTGGTGTCCCAAAACCAGCTGGCGTCCCAGAGAGAAGGGGTGCCCGGAGTGTGCGCTGTTACTCTGAGGGAGACTCCACCACTGCTGGCCATCCTCAACATGTCCACCTGGCAGGTGAGGTCTTCCTGAAGCATTCGGAAGGAAGCTAGGAAAGTTCTGACCCACAGCGTTGTGCTGCGTGTAATACGGCACATTCCCCTGCGCTTGGGAGGAGAGCATCTTTACTGGagaccagaggtgggtagagtacccaaaaactttactcaagtaaaagtaaaagtaattatagacatatttactcaagtaaaagtaaaagtactagtcttgaatagttacttgagtaagagtaaaagagtatcggataaaaaatctactcaagtagtagttactagttactttgggtcatatatacggagcctttttttatatagatatatagacaaaaaatgtatgtaatgcatgtgtgtgtgtataaatgtatatatttcatcagcctttaatccaatttatgtaatttattataaaaccctgtctgtttatttaagtaacaaatataggtgtcatgccataacatatttttaatacgactgactttattttaaatgtgaatttaacattgaaagttaatgtgatataaatattgctactaatctttcattgttcagaaagagagcaaataacatttacattattaaacataattttcactaacagtctagatttcattcactctcagaaactaccattaaaatcactgaaactgttaacactgtgaaatcaatatcttaattatagattcgtacacacatctgcactttgttgtttctgacgagagaattcggcagaaagaggtattcagtaagtgagcgagtgaaggaagcaccggcatttcagcgatgactcatcggaacacctctgattggccattgcattcaaaagctcaacagaaccgtgtgtgattggttaatgcgcagcggtgtaaaaacgcgtctgtctctggctcagcgccagcaagcgatctcagatctgaatttagcagctgatgatatgacttgctgaacgtactcgcactggtgtgattgtattaaaattaataaaatcttaatcggctattctttgtcttttggaagctgcattcaacctgttataagccacacacgtacaacaaactaatgtcacagtggtatcgtgtactgtaatcgaatgtagcccaagttattacctgttaaacagtagacagcaaacgcgttcatctaataaggatctccatcgcaagcaaagaatagcctttgcagattagctttcaattcagtgcagttccatagccccgttttcaacgctgctaatattcttaaacgttacaactctgagtgaaccgcttcagagctcagcgcgtgcagcatggaactgaacgactcgatcaaactgattcatgaaccaattcactcgtttgccaattggtttgatcaagcctttgaacagagttgactcaaaagaatgaatcattcgcgaatgggcatcgctcattgtccagagaaaagtagacggcgcgtttggaataaactgaagcatttattgcattaagataaagtaacgagaggggcgtcgcccacagtaacgaagtaaaagtacagatttttcccaaaaaatgtactcaagtaagagtataaagtacccatctttaaatatactccgaaaagtattcgttaccccgaaaaattactcaagtaaatgtaacgaagtaaatgtaactcgttactacccacctctgctggAGACAGATCAAATGAGTACGCGGACGGAGGCTCGGCTGGAGGAGTGAGGGGGAGTTCatggtggtgatggtggtgatgatggtgatgatgggaGTGCGAGCCCAGGGTGGGCTGCATGTGGCTGGGAAACTGCATTTTGGGCACAGTGAAGGTCATCTGGTGGGCACTCAAGCTGGAGTTTGGGGCCATGTCATTGCTCCAGAGCTGAAACATGCTGGAAGTGGAGCCCACCGGCCCCTCGTAAGGGAGTTGAGACCCTTCCTGCCAAGCCTGACTGCATGTGGTGGCCAAAAAGGAAAGGGTGTTAGGACCGCTTTCTGGAGAGGAGCTGGGAGTACGATCCTGGAGAGGGAGAAAACAAATCATTGTAAGTAACTGGACCGTCATACCTTCATATATACAGAATTGATTTAGAATAATATAGAATTATATTTggtataaaaaaatcattttgtaaaataagttttaatcacagccttgtttttagttttcattattaattattataattgtattactaatttttattatatgattaaaaaatttatcatttcaaaataataataagataatgcagcacattttactcaattatcactttttaatgtgaatatattgaatataatacataattttgCCATAATGACAACTTTAAGTTACTTAAGTAactttaaataactttatttaaattactttaaattacatttattaactgTTCTGAAAACTCTGTATAGTTCTTAAATTTAAaggaaacatttaacattttaaatcaatggAAACTATATGATATAACTATatgatataaaaaagaaagaaagaaagaaagaaagaaagaaagaaagaaagaaagaaagatgcacccaaataaaatgtatgcagagtaaaaaaaaaaaaaaaaaactaagttgtACTATTCAATTGTGCCAAAGTATCCCTAGTAAGCGGAAAATGCATGATCAAACAAATTTATCAAAATACAAAAGTGCAGTACCTGTAAGAAATTGTGCAGGAAATTGTCCGCTCTGGATAAGGTTAATGCAGCCATGTGTGCAAAGGAGCTTTAAGATATATCCACACCTGCGTGAAGCCCTGCGCGCAGTGCGTAACCGTGCCGAAGTCAGAGCGTGCGGGCGAGGAGACGCGCAAAGATCCTGCACGGATGGACCGGGTTACACAACCAGGTTACCTGTGCATGAGTTTAGATATAGTAATCATCAATAATCCCTTGATTCTCTCTTCCTGCTCCTGTCCTTTATCGGTTATAAGAGTCTTTGACCGCCTCGCGCTCTTGTTCCTGGTTTTCTGGGTCCCTTTTTCAAAAGCAGCGCCTTTCAAACCAGGACTCTTCCTTTTGAAGAGCGAGTGAAGGGCCTGTTGCAATAAGTCCTGAATATCTTTTCAAAGGCGGTCGGATTGCATCTTCTCTTTATAGGGAAAAGATCCTCTCGACGGGGTCTCTTAAGTATGTATCTGGAGGGCCAGTGAATGGAGGAGAGATGCGGAGGGGGAATATTGGGGAGGGCAATCTTTGGGAGATTAGCAAGAGGGGTGTGTATTATAACCTTCATTTCATTCAAATGAAATTTTGCCAAATGTTAACCTGTGAGAACCTCTTTACTTTAGTTGTTGGTGAGAAGAGTCCAATATGAgaaagtttttagtttttctatGTATTCGATATTTCCAGGTTTAACGACTCGTTCTTTTGTCACAAATTAAAAACGAAATGAGCACACTTGCTTCTTACAATCAAGACtttataataataactgaataaaaacaacaaaatgtatcTAGTTTCAATAATTTCTACTCGCATTTAAGAGTTTCAACTTGATTTTTTTCCATCAGTAATTAGCCTACATAAAAGTGCAACGAACCATgcaaattataacttttttaataaccctttaaataataacattaataaaaaaaatacatatttagcgTGCAGTTgatgtgcatttaaaataaatattcaactatatta contains:
- the LOC113070556 gene encoding transcription factor Sp5-like isoform X1 — its product is MAALTLSRADNFLHNFLQDRTPSSSPESGPNTLSFLATTCSQAWQEGSQLPYEGPVGSTSSMFQLWSNDMAPNSSLSAHQMTFTVPKMQFPSHMQPTLGSHSHHHHHHHHHHHELPLTPPAEPPSAYSFDLSPVKMLSSQAQGNVPYYTQHNAVGQNFPSFLPNASGRPHLPGGHVEDGQQWWSLPQSNSAHSGHPFSLGRQLVLGHQPQIAALLQGTSKGLLSSTRRCRRCKCPNCQSTGNGGAALEFGKKRLHICHIPDCGKVYKKTSHLKAHLRWHAGERPFICNWLFCGKSFTRSDELQRHLRTHTGEKRFGCQQCGKRFMRSDHLSKHVKTHQSRKSRSSQPSQSGTDALLSNIKRE
- the LOC113070556 gene encoding transcription factor Sp5-like isoform X2; protein product: MAALTLSRADNFLHNFLQDRTPSSSPESGPNTLSFLATTCSQAWQEGSQLPYEGPVGSTSSMFQLWSNDMAPNSSLSAHQMTFTVPKMQFPSHMQPTLGSHSHHHHHHHHHHHELPLTPPAEPPSAYSFDLSPAEGNVPYYTQHNAVGQNFPSFLPNASGRPHLPGGHVEDGQQWWSLPQSNSAHSGHPFSLGRQLVLGHQPQIAALLQGTSKGLLSSTRRCRRCKCPNCQSTGNGGAALEFGKKRLHICHIPDCGKVYKKTSHLKAHLRWHAGERPFICNWLFCGKSFTRSDELQRHLRTHTGEKRFGCQQCGKRFMRSDHLSKHVKTHQSRKSRSSQPSQSGTDALLSNIKRE